The following proteins are encoded in a genomic region of Candidatus Moraniibacteriota bacterium:
- a CDS encoding DNA-directed RNA polymerase subunit alpha encodes MNTVSLPQNPKFTPINDKSGKFEILGCYPGYGMTIGNAIRRVLLASLKGAAITSVKIKGISHEFSTIDGVMEDAVQIILNLKKIRFKMYDDEPVKVSLKFKGEGRVTAKEIKCPSSVEVVNKDQVIATVTDKKTELEMEFEVSTGLGYVPIDQQHRPEKEIGVIAIDAVYTPIQRVNYEVENMRVGKRTDYNKITLEIVTDGSITPEEAFKKAVSILVEQFSVLGGIEVAEETKKDEVSETELSEEKQEIEENIDPLKIKVIDLKNLSTRTLNVLEAGKIIKVKDIIKNSEEELRMLEGMGDKGIKEIKKAIGEFGLTLKQ; translated from the coding sequence ATGAATACAGTGTCACTTCCTCAAAATCCAAAATTTACTCCTATTAATGATAAAAGCGGTAAATTTGAAATTCTAGGATGTTATCCGGGTTATGGTATGACTATTGGAAATGCTATAAGGCGAGTTCTTTTGGCATCTTTAAAAGGTGCGGCAATCACGTCGGTAAAAATAAAAGGGATTTCGCATGAGTTTTCCACAATTGATGGGGTAATGGAAGATGCAGTGCAGATAATTTTAAATCTTAAAAAAATAAGATTTAAAATGTATGATGACGAACCAGTAAAAGTTAGTCTTAAATTTAAAGGAGAGGGAAGGGTAACAGCAAAAGAAATTAAATGTCCATCAAGCGTGGAAGTCGTTAATAAAGATCAGGTTATTGCTACAGTAACCGATAAAAAAACAGAACTCGAAATGGAATTCGAAGTTTCAACTGGCTTGGGATATGTGCCAATTGATCAACAGCATAGACCAGAAAAAGAGATTGGAGTTATTGCTATTGATGCAGTATATACCCCCATACAAAGAGTGAATTATGAAGTGGAGAATATGCGTGTTGGAAAAAGAACAGATTATAATAAAATTACTCTTGAAATTGTAACTGACGGAAGTATAACTCCCGAAGAAGCCTTTAAAAAAGCTGTTTCTATATTAGTTGAGCAATTCTCAGTTCTTGGAGGAATTGAAGTTGCTGAAGAAACAAAAAAAGATGAAGTTAGCGAAACTGAATTATCGGAGGAAAAACAAGAAATTGAAGAAAACATTGACCCTTTAAAAATAAAAGTTATTGATCTGAAAAATCTTTCAACCAGAACATTAAATGTTCTTGAGGCTGGAAAAATTATAAAAGTAAAAGATATTATAAAAAATAGCGAGGAAGAGCTTCGTATGCTGGAAGGTATGGGAGATAAAGGAATTAAAGAAATAAAAAAAGCTATTGGAGAATTTGGGCTAACTTTAAAGCAATAA
- the rplQ gene encoding 50S ribosomal protein L17: MKHLVRGRKFSRIKKQRTALIRTLLGSLIMKEKITTTEAKAKEIKPIMDKIITKVKKMSVSKIKKVAIIRDLRKELPVVAIKKLSGDFSNKFSGRNSGYTRIVKIMQRKSDGAKMAVIEFV; encoded by the coding sequence ATGAAACATTTAGTCAGGGGTAGAAAATTCAGCAGGATAAAAAAACAGAGAACAGCACTTATCAGAACATTGTTGGGTAGCTTAATTATGAAAGAAAAAATAACTACAACAGAGGCAAAGGCTAAGGAAATAAAACCAATAATGGATAAGATTATAACTAAAGTCAAGAAAATGTCTGTCAGTAAAATAAAGAAAGTAGCGATTATAAGAGATTTAAGAAAAGAATTGCCTGTTGTAGCTATAAAGAAGTTGTCTGGAGATTTCTCTAATAAATTTTCAGGACGTAACAGTGGATATACTCGAATTGTTAAAATAATGCAGCGAAAAAGTGATGGAGCCAAGATGGCTGTTATTGAATTTGTGTAG
- the rplM gene encoding 50S ribosomal protein L13, with amino-acid sequence MKRQKHLFDAQGKVLGRLATEIAKILDGRNKTDYIPNIDGGDFVVVINADKVLTTGKKLEKKMYHHFSGYPGGISSISLKNLLKKDPKKVIQNAVYGMLPKNKLREKMMARLYVYSGIEHNHKNIEVTH; translated from the coding sequence ATGAAAAGACAAAAACATCTTTTTGATGCACAAGGAAAAGTACTGGGACGCTTAGCGACTGAAATTGCTAAGATTCTTGACGGTAGGAATAAAACTGATTATATTCCGAATATCGATGGTGGAGATTTTGTTGTTGTTATCAATGCAGACAAGGTGCTTACTACTGGTAAAAAATTAGAAAAAAAAATGTACCATCATTTTAGTGGTTATCCTGGTGGAATATCATCTATTTCTTTGAAAAATTTGCTCAAAAAAGACCCAAAAAAAGTTATACAAAATGCAGTATACGGAATGCTTCCCAAAAATAAATTAAGAGAAAAGATGATGGCCAGGCTTTATGTATATTCTGGTATTGAACATAATCATAAAAATATTGAAGTAACACATTAA
- the rpsI gene encoding 30S ribosomal protein S9 → MAVKKVDKTKKTAETVKKNKKTRPKAGKIVGIPKEIKKTSSNNSYSDVNGGEVIKEKAVREVRKESVEKTTKKNNEKYFYALGRRKAAVAQIRLFENNKSTENDIIINGKIFSEYFPASSLQVNLLTPLKAVGMEDKVRIMAIVRGGGFNGQVEAVRLGIARALVKYDDKLKKTLKDLKLLTRDSRRVERKKAGLKKARKSPQWAKR, encoded by the coding sequence ATGGCAGTAAAAAAAGTAGATAAAACCAAGAAAACAGCTGAAACTGTTAAAAAGAACAAAAAAACCAGGCCAAAAGCTGGTAAAATTGTTGGGATTCCAAAAGAAATAAAAAAAACTTCCAGCAATAATTCATATAGCGATGTAAATGGGGGAGAAGTAATTAAGGAGAAAGCAGTAAGAGAAGTAAGAAAAGAAAGTGTTGAAAAGACTACTAAAAAAAATAATGAAAAATATTTTTACGCTTTAGGACGCCGAAAAGCAGCTGTTGCACAAATTCGTCTTTTTGAAAATAATAAGTCAACCGAAAATGATATAATTATAAATGGTAAAATTTTTAGTGAATATTTTCCTGCCTCTTCTCTTCAAGTCAATTTATTAACCCCGCTTAAAGCAGTTGGAATGGAAGATAAGGTTCGCATTATGGCTATTGTAAGAGGAGGAGGTTTTAATGGACAAGTTGAGGCTGTCAGGCTAGGAATTGCTAGAGCTTTAGTTAAATATGATGATAAACTCAAGAAGACATTAAAAGATCTTAAGCTTTTGACACGTGACTCAAGAAGAGTAGAAAGAAAAAAAGCTGGGCTCAAGAAAGCCAGAAAGAGTCCGCAATGGGCGAAACGTTAA
- a CDS encoding YCF48-related protein, with product MNISKMLNLCKELFSGKKTFIPLFILLAAIFLSGCSTKNTAEPVKLTMNNATVIKSEDGGNTWNPKTRIDDKKTISGINVLSMTVNQIDPEVVYIGTESNGLFVTEDGGETWTQVNFADKVYNLNFDPHNPNILYGSGIANGRAQIYKRLQEGQDWKEIYSEPAGETIIYSFAVDKNNPQIMYAGTSSGVIIKSTDSGQTWINLEKADGPVVNIVFDAGDSSHIFFGVFQKGILETKNGGVNIDNITKSINAVSNNSKINTLVSDPNLPGVVYAGTDKGIFRREIDGTWNALNIIESSKNFPIRAIAINPKNSKEIIYSSAKAIYKSVDGGLKWSIFKLETSKEISVLRYDHTNTSKIYAGLRSF from the coding sequence ATGAATATTAGTAAAATGTTGAATCTATGCAAGGAATTATTTAGCGGGAAAAAAACTTTTATCCCATTATTTATTTTACTGGCAGCAATATTTTTGTCTGGTTGCAGCACAAAAAACACTGCTGAACCGGTTAAACTTACAATGAATAACGCTACTGTGATTAAATCGGAAGACGGAGGTAATACTTGGAATCCTAAAACAAGAATCGACGATAAAAAAACCATTTCTGGGATAAATGTTTTATCAATGACAGTCAACCAAATTGATCCAGAGGTTGTTTATATTGGAACTGAATCCAATGGTTTATTTGTTACAGAAGATGGAGGAGAGACTTGGACTCAAGTTAATTTTGCTGACAAAGTTTATAACTTAAATTTTGATCCGCATAATCCCAATATCCTCTATGGCAGTGGAATTGCAAATGGAAGAGCGCAGATATACAAGCGATTACAGGAAGGGCAGGACTGGAAAGAGATATATTCTGAACCTGCAGGCGAAACAATAATCTATTCATTTGCTGTAGATAAAAATAATCCACAAATCATGTATGCCGGAACAAGCTCCGGGGTTATTATAAAATCAACAGATAGTGGCCAGACATGGATAAATTTGGAAAAAGCGGATGGGCCGGTAGTTAATATTGTGTTTGATGCAGGGGACAGTTCGCATATATTTTTTGGCGTTTTTCAAAAAGGAATACTTGAGACTAAAAATGGAGGGGTAAATATTGATAATATAACAAAAAGCATTAATGCTGTAAGCAATAATTCAAAAATAAATACACTAGTATCTGATCCTAATTTACCAGGAGTTGTTTATGCGGGAACAGATAAAGGAATTTTTCGTAGGGAAATAGATGGAACGTGGAATGCTTTAAACATAATTGAAAGTTCTAAAAATTTTCCTATAAGAGCAATTGCAATAAATCCAAAAAATTCAAAAGAAATAATTTATTCTTCAGCAAAAGCAATTTATAAATCTGTTGATGGAGGATTGAAGTGGTCTATATTTAAATTAGAAACATCCAAAGAAATTAGCGTATTGCGTTATGATCATACAAATACCTCAAAAATTTATGCAGGTTTAAGGAGTTTTTAA
- the frr gene encoding ribosome recycling factor, translated as MYNKIIDEHKNDLEKAIEYFKKELGKIRTGRASSALVEDIQVDYYGTKSPLKQIASISTPEPRQIVIQPWDRGALVSIEAAIRESDLNLNPNNDGTLIRINIPMLTEERRKDMVKILNQKSEEGRIAIRSIREEMWKKVQEMERKGEISEDDKFKSKDKMQEIVDEYNKKIEEIRAKKETEILTV; from the coding sequence ATGTACAATAAAATTATTGATGAGCATAAAAATGATCTAGAGAAAGCTATAGAATATTTTAAAAAAGAATTAGGAAAAATAAGAACTGGAAGAGCAAGCTCAGCTTTAGTTGAAGATATACAAGTTGACTATTATGGAACAAAATCTCCTCTGAAACAAATTGCTAGTATTAGTACTCCTGAGCCACGCCAAATTGTGATCCAGCCTTGGGATCGTGGCGCTTTGGTTTCTATAGAAGCAGCAATCAGAGAATCAGATTTAAATTTGAATCCCAATAATGATGGAACACTTATTCGCATTAATATACCAATGCTGACAGAAGAAAGGCGAAAAGATATGGTTAAAATATTAAATCAAAAATCTGAAGAAGGGCGTATTGCTATACGTTCAATTCGTGAGGAAATGTGGAAAAAAGTTCAAGAAATGGAGCGCAAAGGAGAAATATCAGAAGATGATAAATTTAAGAGTAAAGACAAAATGCAGGAAATAGTAGATGAATACAATAAGAAAATTGAAGAAATACGTGCAAAAAAAGAAACAGAAATATTGACAGTTTAA
- a CDS encoding site-2 protease family protein, which yields MLMTIVVFIIILGILVFVHELGHFVVARRNGIKAEEFGFGFPPRIFGIQFLEGKDKHKFSKIESVEIKTTDIKSGKDEIIQEVITEKIHNYEKMMPIKKWRIIWGGKDGDNENEQRDLQEAHKKRFAGGTIYSLNWLPIGGFVRIKGEDGEGKNDEDSFASKSAWVRIKVLSAGVIMNFILAWILLSVTFMLGSYQDVTGKNISGSKILVESIEKNSPAEKMGMVAGDFIIQNGEGLFFSKVEQVQQYINSNKGKEIELVIQRGKKQLTLAGIPRLETEIGQGALGISGFGEVVKVKYSFFESIWMGLKEIGNMFLIVGGIFVNLFRGENTGIEVMGPVGLAIFTGQIIPLGLVFILRFIAIFSVNLGIINALPFPALDGGRILFILIEKIKGKPISQKIEQVFHNIGMMLLIVLMVFITLREIFTPEFIDKIKGVVVQ from the coding sequence ATGTTAATGACAATTGTTGTATTCATAATTATCCTCGGTATCCTTGTATTTGTACATGAACTCGGGCACTTTGTAGTGGCTCGCAGAAACGGGATTAAGGCTGAAGAATTTGGCTTTGGTTTTCCGCCCAGAATATTTGGCATTCAATTTTTAGAGGGCAAGGATAAACATAAATTTTCGAAAATCGAAAGCGTTGAAATAAAAACTACGGATATTAAGTCTGGGAAAGATGAAATAATACAGGAAGTTATAACTGAAAAGATACATAACTATGAGAAAATGATGCCTATAAAAAAGTGGAGAATCATCTGGGGCGGTAAAGATGGTGATAATGAGAATGAACAACGTGATTTGCAGGAAGCCCACAAAAAAAGATTTGCAGGTGGAACAATATATTCCTTAAACTGGCTTCCTATAGGCGGTTTTGTACGAATTAAAGGAGAAGATGGCGAAGGCAAAAATGATGAAGACAGTTTTGCTTCAAAATCTGCGTGGGTGAGAATTAAAGTCCTTTCGGCCGGAGTTATTATGAATTTTATTCTGGCGTGGATTTTGCTTTCTGTTACATTCATGCTCGGATCATATCAGGACGTTACTGGGAAAAATATCAGTGGCTCAAAAATATTAGTTGAAAGCATTGAAAAAAACTCTCCTGCAGAAAAAATGGGTATGGTTGCCGGAGATTTTATTATTCAAAATGGTGAAGGTTTGTTTTTTTCTAAAGTTGAACAAGTCCAGCAATATATAAATTCCAATAAGGGAAAAGAAATAGAGCTAGTTATTCAAAGAGGAAAAAAACAATTAACTCTTGCTGGCATACCTAGGCTTGAAACAGAAATTGGTCAGGGAGCATTAGGCATCTCTGGTTTCGGTGAAGTTGTAAAAGTAAAATATTCTTTTTTTGAATCAATCTGGATGGGTCTCAAAGAAATAGGAAATATGTTTTTGATAGTCGGTGGTATATTCGTTAATCTTTTTCGTGGTGAAAATACAGGCATTGAAGTAATGGGTCCTGTGGGTCTGGCAATATTTACTGGTCAAATTATTCCGCTTGGTTTGGTTTTTATTCTTAGATTTATTGCAATATTCAGCGTTAATCTTGGTATTATAAATGCGCTTCCATTCCCTGCACTTGATGGTGGGCGTATCCTTTTCATTTTAATTGAAAAAATAAAGGGAAAACCGATTAGCCAAAAAATAGAACAAGTTTTCCATAATATAGGCATGATGCTTCTTATTGTACTTATGGTTTTTATAACCTTACGGGAAATTTTTACTCCTGAGTTTATTGATAAAATAAAAGGTGTTGTTGTGCAGTAG
- the greA gene encoding transcription elongation factor GreA, with amino-acid sequence MVRFITKEGLKKLKDEFDERRNKLRQEIAQAIKEAKEQGDLSENAEYAEAKSQQNENESRIAELEMIIKNSQVVEKDDTQKGAQIGSVVKVNFNKNEMDFYIVGSNEADPANFKISNESPLGKAFMGHDAGDTVKVSTPKGVIEYKIVSVK; translated from the coding sequence ATGGTTAGATTTATTACTAAGGAGGGGTTAAAAAAACTTAAAGACGAATTTGATGAGAGAAGGAATAAGCTTAGGCAGGAAATTGCACAAGCAATTAAAGAAGCCAAGGAGCAGGGTGATTTAAGTGAGAATGCTGAATACGCAGAAGCAAAATCCCAGCAAAATGAAAATGAGTCAAGAATTGCAGAATTGGAAATGATTATAAAGAATTCACAGGTTGTAGAAAAAGATGATACCCAAAAAGGGGCACAGATAGGTTCTGTTGTAAAAGTTAATTTCAATAAAAATGAAATGGATTTTTATATTGTTGGTTCTAACGAAGCTGACCCTGCAAATTTCAAGATTTCCAATGAATCGCCCCTGGGGAAAGCCTTTATGGGTCATGATGCTGGTGATACCGTAAAAGTATCAACTCCCAAAGGAGTTATTGAATACAAGATTGTTAGTGTGAAATAA
- the lysS gene encoding lysine--tRNA ligase has translation MRDDILQTKIDKLQQVKSFGMDPYPEKSKRDFTNKEATEQFDELADKEITLVGRVRSFRPMGGSAFAHIEDESGKMQVFLNKANMPEELFHLFIKSVDLGDFIEVSGKLFKTKTEEKSLKVADWKILSKNIRPIPTEHFGIKDEEELLRRRYLDFMTNENTRKLFRKKDIFWQAIRNFLVKDGFLEVHNPVFERIPGGAEAQPFITHHNALDYDFYMRISLELTLKRLLVGGYEKVFEIGRVFRNEGIDREHLQEYDSMEFYAAYWDLKKGMKFSEKMFKKIIEKVTGGAITEYENEKIDWSKKFTVVDYFDTFKKETGIDLNKNITVDELKKKADELGIKYEKEYGKGRMIDTIYKKTVRQKLIQPCFLVGHPLEVSPLAKTDPKKPKKVLRFQIIAGKAELCNAFAELNDPIEQRRRFEEQMKLREAGDAEAQMIDEDFVEALEYGMPPAFGFGISERLFAFIMNKSVRECVTFPPVKEK, from the coding sequence ATGAGAGACGATATTTTACAAACAAAAATTGATAAATTACAACAAGTTAAAAGTTTTGGAATGGACCCATATCCAGAGAAATCCAAACGTGATTTTACAAATAAAGAAGCAACAGAACAATTTGATGAATTGGCTGATAAAGAAATTACTTTAGTGGGAAGAGTTAGGTCATTTCGACCTATGGGTGGCAGTGCATTTGCACATATTGAAGACGAAAGCGGTAAAATGCAAGTTTTTCTTAATAAGGCAAATATGCCAGAAGAGCTTTTCCACCTTTTTATAAAAAGTGTTGATCTTGGAGATTTTATTGAGGTTTCAGGAAAACTTTTTAAAACAAAAACCGAAGAAAAATCTTTGAAAGTCGCTGATTGGAAAATATTGTCAAAAAATATCCGTCCGATTCCAACTGAACATTTTGGGATTAAGGATGAAGAAGAACTTTTGCGCAGACGTTATCTTGATTTTATGACAAATGAAAATACCAGGAAGCTTTTCAGAAAGAAGGATATTTTTTGGCAAGCAATCAGAAATTTTTTAGTCAAGGATGGTTTTTTGGAAGTGCATAATCCAGTTTTTGAGCGTATTCCAGGAGGGGCTGAAGCGCAGCCTTTCATTACCCATCATAATGCTCTTGATTACGATTTCTATATGCGCATTTCGCTTGAGCTTACGCTTAAGCGTCTTTTAGTCGGTGGTTATGAAAAAGTTTTTGAAATTGGGCGGGTATTCCGCAATGAAGGAATTGACAGGGAGCACTTGCAGGAATATGACAGTATGGAATTTTATGCGGCTTATTGGGATCTAAAAAAGGGTATGAAATTTTCAGAAAAAATGTTCAAAAAAATTATTGAAAAAGTCACGGGTGGAGCAATTACAGAGTATGAAAATGAAAAAATTGATTGGAGCAAGAAATTTACAGTTGTTGATTATTTTGATACCTTCAAGAAAGAGACTGGAATTGATCTGAATAAAAATATTACAGTTGATGAACTCAAAAAGAAAGCTGATGAACTTGGAATAAAATATGAAAAAGAATACGGCAAGGGGAGAATGATTGATACAATTTATAAAAAGACAGTCAGGCAAAAATTAATCCAACCATGTTTTTTAGTCGGTCATCCGCTGGAAGTTTCCCCATTAGCCAAGACTGACCCCAAAAAACCGAAAAAAGTTTTACGTTTTCAAATTATTGCTGGCAAGGCCGAGCTTTGTAATGCTTTTGCGGAGCTTAATGATCCAATAGAGCAAAGAAGGCGTTTTGAAGAACAAATGAAACTAAGGGAAGCGGGTGATGCTGAGGCGCAGATGATAGATGAGGATTTTGTAGAAGCTTTGGAATATGGAATGCCTCCGGCTTTCGGTTTTGGTATAAGTGAAAGACTTTTTGCATTTATTATGAATAAGTCGGTTCGTGAATGTGTAACTTTTCCCCCAGTTAAGGAAAAATAA
- the serS gene encoding serine--tRNA ligase, with translation MLDIKFIREHAEEVKKNCKNRSVKCDIDELLELDKIRLSQLQYVEELQAEKNKLNELLPKTSGEEKAALLEQGKAVKEKLATEEPKLEKMKNEFQEILMTIPNMTHPEVKVSDNEDDNPVLEVVEEPAKLDFKPLDHVQIAENLDLIDFERATKVSGAKFYYLKNELVFLEQALINYALEVATKHGFTPFSTPDLAKKDVLEGLGFNPRGQETQIYNIENSDISLIGTAEITMGGYHMNEIIDEKNLPKKYIALSHCYRTEAGAYSKFSKGIFRVHQFTKVEMFQYVMPEKSEEAHREILEIEKEIFKGLGVPFRVIDHCTADLGGPSIRTFDLEAWMPGKPNKEGTMGDWAEVTSTSNCTDYQSRGLNIKYKKDDGKKEYLHMLNGTAVATTRALIAVLENYQQADGSVVVPEVLRKYMPANMESIKKK, from the coding sequence ATGCTAGACATAAAATTTATCAGGGAACATGCTGAAGAAGTTAAGAAAAATTGCAAAAACCGCAGTGTAAAATGCGATATAGATGAGCTTTTGGAATTAGATAAAATTCGTCTCAGCCAATTGCAATATGTTGAAGAACTTCAGGCTGAAAAAAATAAATTAAATGAATTGTTGCCTAAAACCTCAGGAGAAGAAAAAGCAGCTTTGCTTGAACAGGGGAAAGCCGTGAAAGAAAAACTGGCAACGGAAGAGCCGAAGCTTGAAAAAATGAAAAATGAATTTCAGGAAATTCTGATGACTATTCCTAACATGACTCATCCGGAAGTTAAAGTCAGTGATAATGAAGACGACAATCCTGTTTTGGAAGTTGTGGAAGAACCTGCAAAATTAGATTTTAAACCATTGGATCATGTACAAATTGCAGAAAATCTGGATCTCATTGATTTCGAAAGGGCGACTAAAGTAAGCGGTGCGAAATTTTATTATCTGAAAAATGAATTGGTTTTTTTGGAACAGGCGCTTATAAATTATGCTTTGGAAGTTGCAACTAAACATGGGTTTACTCCTTTTTCTACTCCTGATCTGGCCAAGAAAGATGTTTTGGAAGGGCTGGGCTTTAATCCGCGTGGTCAGGAAACACAAATATACAATATTGAAAATTCTGACATAAGCCTTATCGGCACAGCCGAAATAACTATGGGAGGCTACCACATGAACGAAATAATCGATGAAAAAAATCTGCCTAAAAAATATATCGCGCTTTCTCATTGCTATCGCACAGAAGCTGGAGCTTATTCTAAATTTTCCAAAGGCATCTTCAGAGTCCATCAGTTCACAAAAGTGGAAATGTTCCAATATGTGATGCCGGAAAAAAGCGAAGAAGCTCATAGGGAAATCTTAGAAATTGAAAAAGAAATTTTCAAGGGCTTGGGTGTTCCTTTCAGGGTCATTGATCATTGCACGGCTGATTTGGGCGGTCCATCTATAAGAACCTTTGATTTGGAAGCCTGGATGCCTGGCAAACCCAATAAAGAGGGAACAATGGGAGACTGGGCGGAAGTAACATCAACTTCCAATTGTACCGACTATCAATCCAGAGGGCTGAACATAAAATACAAAAAAGATGACGGTAAAAAAGAATATCTGCATATGCTCAATGGTACGGCTGTGGCTACGACGCGGGCGCTAATCGCTGTTTTGGAAAATTACCAACAGGCAGATGGCTCTGTGGTTGTTCCAGAAGTTCTGCGCAAATACATGCCGGCGAACATGGAAAGTATAAAGAAAAAATAA